The following coding sequences lie in one Apium graveolens cultivar Ventura chromosome 3, ASM990537v1, whole genome shotgun sequence genomic window:
- the LOC141714256 gene encoding uncharacterized protein LOC141714256, with product MSPFQLVYYKACHLPTELEHKAYWALKKLNFDMAAAGEKRMLQLNELDEFRLQAYESNKLYKEKVKRWHVKRLVHKTFVPGQQVLLFNSRLRLFPGKLKSRWLGPFFVKTVFPHGALEIFDKHPGQAFKVNGQRLKHYYEDTVNREVVNVVLATT from the coding sequence ATGTCTCCTTTCCAGTTGGTGTATTATAAGGCGTGTCATTTGCCTACGGAGttagagcataaagcgtattgggctttgaagaaactgAATTTTGATATGGCAGCTGCTGGAgagaagagaatgcttcagcttaatgaactaGACGAGTTCCGTCTTCAGGCTTATGAAAGCAACAAGTTATACAAGGAGAAGGTCAAGAGATGGCATGTTAAGAGGCTAGTGCACAAGACATTTGTGCCTGGTCAACAAGTTCtattgttcaactctcgtctccgactttttccaggGAAGCTTAAGTCACGATGGTTAGGTCCATTCTTTGTCAAAACTGTTTTTCCACATGGAGCTTTGGAAATTTTTGATAAGCATCCAGGACAAGctttcaaagtaaatggtcagaggttgaagcattattatgagGATACGGTGAACCGTGAGGTGGTGAACGTCGTTCTTGCGACAACTTGA